The following coding sequences lie in one Agrobacterium vitis genomic window:
- a CDS encoding plasmid pRiA4b ORF-3 family protein, producing the protein MADGEDPEHAETSRWCGGYFDPEWFDLSIVDKDVRNALRSNAKRRLYQPKPKAFPKK; encoded by the coding sequence ATCGCCGACGGGGAAGATCCTGAACACGCCGAAACCAGTCGGTGGTGCGGCGGCTACTTTGATCCGGAATGGTTCGACCTGTCGATCGTGGACAAGGATGTTCGAAATGCTCTGCGCTCGAATGCCAAAAGGCGATTGTATCAACCGAAGCCCAAAGCCTTCCCGAAGAAATGA